A single window of Sphaerodactylus townsendi isolate TG3544 linkage group LG03, MPM_Stown_v2.3, whole genome shotgun sequence DNA harbors:
- the LOC125427865 gene encoding E3 ubiquitin-protein ligase RNF213-like: MNKPIPYKYYVSCGKGKWEFIYKVCQMYEGQHRIVNRCMFIPPDRLCGTDWHQYDDIICADPNWWNRVKDHIPRMKNAEKNVVKGKQIAAKVMLKGLFSMLHSWTPINVKNFFQQLYQFYLVNSKPLIHDGSPVVWRSLEFGDEQVTGIKPSEEALVPSFDTCS, encoded by the exons ATGAATAAACCCATTCCTTATAAATACTATGTTTCGTGTGGCAAAGGAAAATGGGAATTCATTTATAAAGTTTGTCAAATGTATGAAGGGCAGCACAGGATTGTGAATCGTTGTATGTTCATACCACCGGATAGACTATGTGGTACAG aCTGGCACCAGTATGATGATATAATATGCGCTGACCCTAATTGGTGGAACCGTGTTAAAGACCATATTCCAAGAATGAAAAATGCTGAGAAAAATGTTGTCAAAGGGAAGCAAATAGCAGCAAAAGTAATGCTGAAGGGCCTCTTCAGCATGCTCCACTCTTGGACTCCTATCAACGTCAAGAATTTTTTCCAACAATTGTATCAGTTTTATTTGGTGAATAGTAAACCATTGATACATGACGGGAGTCCAGTTGTATGGAGATCTTTAGAGTTTGGAGATGAACAGGTAACTGGAATAAAGCCTTCTGAAGAAGCATTAGTTCCTTCTTTTGATACCTGTTCTTAA